The Oscillatoria salina IIICB1 genome contains the following window.
TTAACCCAGATTTGACCATCATCGATGGTATCATCGGTCACGAAGGTAATGGACCTTCTGGTGGCGAACCAAGGGATTTAGGTATCCTAGGAGCATCGGCGGATGTGTTGGCTTTAGACCGCTCAATGGTAGATATTCTGCGAGTTTCGCCCGATCTCGTACCGACAGTAGCAGCTTCGCAACGCTTAGGAATTTGCCCGGAAATAGCCGCAATCAATTTCCCTCTCCAGCATCCTAGCGAGTTAACAGTCGAGGATTGGAAATTGCCAGATAACTTAGTAGCGATCGATTTCGGCTTACCGAGAGTCATGCGATCGACATTTAAGCATCTTTATATCCGATTGATCGAGGAACCAATGAGTATTTATGTCGGTAAATCTGGCTAGACGGTCAATTCTGTTACAAACAATCACCTAAATAGGATCGTATCCTGTGTTAACCCTCCGATTGCTTAACTAAACCGCCCTCTCTTCAGTGGCGGTTTTTATTTGTTAAATTATTTGGGGATTGGGGATTGGGGATTGGGAACAGTAAACAGTGAACAGTGAACAGTGAACAGTGAACAGTGAACAGTGAACAGTGAACAGTGAACAGTGAACAGTGAACAGTGAACAGTGAACAGTGAACAGTGAACAGTGAACAGTGAACAGTGAACAGTGAACAGTTAGCATTTTATCCTTCTTGTCTCCCTTGTCTCCCCAGTCCCCAGTCCCCAGTCCCCAGTCCCCTCCTCCCCAATCCCCTCCTCCCCAATCCCCTCCTCACCAGTCACCAGTCCCCAGTCCCCAGTCCCCAGATAGAGGACAAGGAAGAAAAACTTTATTTAATATTGGTTGCACCGAAGACAATTTGCGACAGCGAAAGTCGCTAAAATAGTAATTAGGGGGTTATAATTGTTAACCCCTAGCTTTTTTAGTAATCGATCGAGTTATTTTCCCAAATCATTTTATGGAATCGAGTGGCCCGTCAGGCAACGCTTCTGAACAACCGCAAAGTAGATTAGCAGGAATTGTCGGAACAGCGATCGCAATCTTGACTTTGACTATCCCGATGTTAGTAATTGCTTACTATTCTTCCAACAGAAACATCGAAATGTTACCGCGAACCACTTATGTGCTACCGGGCAATCAGAATTAACTTATCAGAATTTGAGCTAAATCAACCAATCATGAAGTAAATCACCAAAAAAGCTCGGAGAAAGCCAAAGCTAACACTACGAAATTCAATCTTTCTCTGATAACAAGTCGAAAATTAGTATTGGTGATGACACCAGTAGTCCGTAATGTGCCAATTCTGTGTAGAATGCTTCACGAGGGTTAAAGATGTCGGTCGTAAAATCTGATTCAGGATGTGTAGATTGACGTCAGTTACTCTGTATACCTTGTAGTGTCTTATTTTTGGGAGTTCATTTGTGGATTTATCGCGCATTCCGGCTCAACCAAAGCCCGGTATAGTGAATGTTTTGATCGAAATTCCGGCAGGAAGTAAGAATAAGTACGAATTTGATAAAGATTTGAATGCTTTTGCCCTGGATCGAGTGCTTTACTCTTCAGTACACTACCCTTATGATTATGGTTTTATCCCCAATACTTTAGCTGATGACGGCGATCCCCTTGATGGGATGGTATTGATAGACCAGCCAACTTTTCCCGGATGCACGATCGCTGCTAGACCGATTGGTATGCTAGAAATGATCGACTCAGGCGATCGCGATGAAAAAATTATCTGCGTCCCCGATAAAGATCCTCGTTACACTCAGGTTAAGTCTCTGGAAAATGTAGCTTCTCATCGCTTGGATGAAATTGCTGAGTTTTTTCGTACCTACAAAAATTTAGAAAACAAGAAGACGGAAATTCTCGGCTGGCAAAACATTGACAAAGTAATGCCCTTAATCGAAAAGTGCATTGCTGCCGGAAGCAAGTAGACAATTACCTCGTGAGTGGGTAAAACTGTTGGATGTGACGTATCTCACAAGTTAATGATGATAAGAGCGCTAAGATTAATAAACCTGGTTGAAACTTCCCACAATCTTACCCACTCATCTAGATAATTTTCTTACTGCTAGTAATTTAAGCTGGGAAGTCCGCTCTGTAGTTGGGCGTTCAAAGAAGTAAAAAATGGCAGATCTCGAGCCAGCAGCACCAAAGTTAGAAAAGTTGATTTCAGACAGCAAGGAAACTAACCCTGCTGCCTGTTTTCTCGTCAAGTTCTGGGGAGTTAAAAATCAAATTGCTACTCCTGGAAAGGATAACCTGCGCTATGGGGGTAATACTTCCTGCGTGGAAATGCGCGTCGCCGACAAACGTTTAATTTTTGATGGCGGTACGGGAATACGCAAGCTAGGAAATAGTTTGCTCTCGCAGATGCCTGTGGAAGCTCATATCTTTTTTACCCACTGTCACTGGGATCGCATCCAAGGGTTTCCTTTTTTTGTTCCTGCCTTTATTCCTGGAAATTGCTTTCACATTTACGGTGCAGATGCCTCGAATGGTTCTTCTTTCCAAGAACGACTTGCCAAGCAAATGACTCATCCTAATTTTCCGGTTCCTATTCAGGTGATGCAGTCGGAACTCAAGTTTCACTGCCTTACTCCGGGACAAAAGGAAAATTTAGATAATGTTGAGGTTGAGACAATTTTGCTCAATAATACTCATCGCTCTGTTGCTTATCGAGTGAGTTGGCAAAAACATTCTGTGGTTTACGCTACCGATCTCGAATACTCTTGTGAAAGTTTTCCTCAAAAATTACTTAATTTGGCTCAAAATGCAAATTTACTGATTTTGGATGTTCCGGAAGTGGCGAACTCGAATTTACATAATTCGGCTTCGCCAGAATTGCAAGAGAAGGTGTGGTTGTGGAGTGTGGAAACAGCAAAAGCTGCTCGGGTTAAGCAAGTAGTTTTGTCTTCTCATTCTCCAGATTATAATGACGATCGCCTCGACCAAATGGAACAAAAGATCAAGTCGGTTTTTGGCAATGCCTGTCTTGCTCGTGAGGGAATGCTTGTGAGTGTTAATTAAATTTACAATTGAGAAATCCTCAAAGACGAGCTACTGATGATTTTTGCCGTCGGCGATCGCGATTATTTCCCATACTTGGTTTTTTTGATTTGGTTTTGCTGATTATCTCATTTTTAACAAGATTTACTCGGTTTCACGTAGTTACTAACAATTGAACGTAAAGTATTAGCATCAAAAGGCTTGGTCAGATATTCTGTTGCTCCAGCCAAACGACCTTGAACTTTATCAAAAGTTCCATCTCTTGCTGTTAACATCACAATTGGTAACTCTTGAAATTGAGGTAAACTACGCACTGTCCGACAAAGTTCTAAGCCATCAACTCCAGGCATTGATACGTCTAATAACAAAACGGCAATTTGTTGATGGTAAATCATTGATAAGGCATCAACAGCGTTATCTGCAACTAACACTTCGTAGTCGTTTCCCAAAATTCGTTTAATCAGTCCTTGCATGACGGTGCTGTCGTCCACTGCTAATATAGTTGGTTGCTTGTTTAAGGTTGAAGACATATTATTCATCGCATTTCGTGGTGTAGCATTTTTCATTATTTTTTTCTCTAGATAAGTTACAAATGAATAAAACTATTGGTTGTTTCTGGAATTCCTAGTTACATAATGGGTAAAGCAGCGATCGCTAATCACAAACATATAATAACTTTTTTAACAAATTTTCGCCAAAAAAATCACTCGGCGAGATTCTTCACCTTAGTAATAAATTGCTCTCAAGTCTTTGATTTAAGAAAGATAAACAATTGTCAAGTTATTTAAAGAATTAACTCAAAAAAAAAGAAACTAGGAGAAGAGAGCAAAAACTTAAATAAAAAAATCCAGTAGAATAGGGAGTAGTAAGCAGCAACAAGATTAAAATCGTTGGTAGAGATAAAGTCTTTTCTGTAGGACAGTGGGATGATGATTCATCTGGAAAATAACAGTATTTTAGACAATTTTACGGATGTGTTTTTCGTTTTGGACAGTAGGGGAAGATTCACATACCTAAATATACGAGCAGAACAATTTTTTTTGTGCAGCAGAGCAGAATTAATTGGTAAGTGTATTTGGGATAAGTTTCCCACATTAGCAAAAACCAACTTGGAGCAACAGTATAGCTTAGTAAAATCAAGTCAAGTGAGTGTTAAATTTGAGGAATTTTATGAACCTTTAGGCATTTGGTTTGAAGCCAGTATATTTCCCTACCAAGAAAATTTTGTCGTCAGTTGGCGAGATCTCAGTGAATGCACGCAAAAATCTCATTTAGCTAGGTTACAAGCAAAACTAACCGAAATTATTGCCGCCGGAGAAAGTTTAACTGCTACCCTGCAAAAATGTACGGAGATAATAGTAAACCAGCCAGATATTAGTCGAGCAGAAATCTGGACTTATAACTTGAAAGAAAAACAGCTACAACTAACAGTTTTTTCCGAGAAAGTATCTGCTCGGGAGAATCAAGAAGACTACAATAATCGTCAAAATCTTAATGGCGATCGGAAGTTATCAAGCTCAAATAATAGGTGCGTTGACGAAAATTTAATTGAGATAATTGCTAGGACTAGGGAAGCATATTATGGTATTCCTCAGCAAAGTCAAGAAAGAAAAAAGGGAAGTTTATCATTCGATGTAAGTGAAGAAAAAAGCTATTTTATTGGCTACCCATTGTTACTCGAAGAAAAATTAGTTGGTGCGATCGCTTTTTGGTGCGATAAGCCAGGAAATTCACAAATGGAGGAAACTTGGTCTAGTTTGTTAAAGCTAATCGCTATAGGGATAGAGCGTTGTTGGGCAAAACAAGCAAAAGCTTCTCATCGAGAAGGCTTAATTTTTTGTCTAGCTAATCAAATACGCAATTCTTTAGACCTTGATACAATCTTGCAAACTGCTGTCAGTGAAATCCGCAGTTTGTTACAAGTAAATCGTTGTTTTTATTTGTGGTGTTGGTCGAAGCCGAATCACCCTAGCTTGACAATATCTCACGAAGCTTGTGACCCTGAAAGTAAGTTAAGTACAATTGGAGACTGTCCGCCGCAAAAGTTAGGGCTTTTAGCCAAGACAGTTACTAGTAATACAATTTTATGTATAGACGAGATTAGTAATTATTCAGCTAAGAAAGATGAAGAAACAATCGAATTGCTAACTGAGTTGGGTATTAGTTCGATACTCTTGTTACCTTTAAAAACTCGCGCTGGACATTTAGGAGCGATCGCCTGTAGTAACTCTGAGGGTAAAAGAGTGTGGAAAAATGAAGAAATAGATATTTTGCAAGCAGTAGTGGATCAATTAGCGATCGCGATCGACCAAGCAGAATTGTTCGCTCAAGCTCGCGCTACTGCTCTTGCTGCTCAAACTCAAGCTCAACAACTACAATTAACTTTACAACAACTGAAACAAACTCAAGGGCAACTGATCCAAAATGAAAAAATGTCGAGTTTGGGGCAAATGATAGCAGGGATCGCTCACGAAATCAATAATCCGGTTAACTTTATTAGCGGTAACTTAAGCTGTACGAGCGAGTATGCAGAAAACGCGATCGCCCTATTGAAACTTTATCAAAAACATTATCCTTTTCCTGACCCAGAAATTCAGCAGTATGTAGAAGATATTGATTTGGAGTTTTTGGCTGAAGATTTGCCGAAAACTATTGCTTCGATGCACGTTGGTGCAAATCGCATCCGGGAGATTGTACTTTCGTTGCGTAATTTCTCGCGTTTAGATCGAGCAGAAATGAAGCCTGTGGATATCCACGAAGGAATTGAAAGTACCTTGTTGATTTTACACAATCGCCTCAAAGAAAAAGCACATCAGCGCGAAATTCAAGTGATTAAAGAGTTTGGCGATTTGCCGAAGGTAGAGTGTTATGCGGGACAACTCAATCAAGTATTAATGAATATTCTCAGTAATGCTATTGATGCTTTGGAAATGACCTCAGATAAGCAAGAAAGTAATTTAGAGATATTGAGCGATTCGAGATTAATACCGATGATTCGCCTCCGCACTCAATTAGTTGAGGATTGGGTGAGAATTTCGATTGCGGATAACGGTCCGGGTATGAGTGAGAAAATCCGCGATCGCATTTTCGATCCTTTCTTTACTACAAAACCTGTAGGTAAAGGTACGGGTTTGGGACTATCAATCAGTTATCAAATTATTGTCGAAAAACACGGTGGTAGTTTCGAGTGTATTTCTGCACCCGGAGAAGGAAGTGAGTTTATTATCCAAATTCCTCTTACACCGCTACCTGAGAAAATGAGGGGACGATCGTTTGAGGGAGCTTTGGGAGAATTCTCCGAATCAGAAGAGGGATAAACTGATAATTGGTAACTAAACTCAATTCCAATCAAAGAAGGAGAATAAGGTGTCCTTGCTAAGACATTTAGAGAAGGCTTTGCTGGAAAAATTCATCCACTTAATTGCAGCTAATACTGGTTTATCTGTTCGCGAACAAGACAGAAATGGTTTGGCTCGCAAAATTTTGTTTCGGATCAAGTCACTGAAATTATTTTCACCAGAAAGTTATTACCAACTCCTAGCATCTGAAAGTAATCAAAGCAGACAAGAATGGCAAGAATTAATTGTTCTGCTAACGACGACAGAAAGTTATTTTTTTCGCGATCGCGGACAGCTTAATCTCTTACAGAAGATAATTTTACCCGAACTAATCCAAAGGCAAAAAGCAACTAAGACGCTGAAAATTTGGAGTGCCGGTTGTTCTACTGGAGAAGAGCCGTTTTCCCTCGCTATTATTCTCCAAGAAATTCTCCCCGATCTGGCAGATTGGCAAATTTCAATTTGGGGAACTGATATTAATCGAGAAGCGCTTGCTAAAGCTGAGAAGGGCGTTTATACTTCCTGGTCATTTCGTTTAGTCGAGCGTAAAATTCTCCAGAATTACTTTCACCCAATTTCTCAAGGTTTTCAACTTAAGGATGAAATACGCGAACTAGTTAAATTTGAGAATTTAAATTTAGTTACCGCTCGCTTCGATAGTCCTAATTATAACATTTACGATCTAGATTTGGTTCTTTGTCGTAACGTTTTTATTTATTTTGATAAAGAAGCGATCGCGACGGTATTGGCAAAATTTCATCAAACCATAAAACCTGGCGGATATCTCCTCACGGGACACGCAGAATTATACGGTCAAAATCTCCAAAACTTCCAGACAAAAATCTATCCAGAATCAATTGTTTACCAGCGTAGCAAACAGCGATCGCTATTGAAAAGTCCCAGCGATCGTCCGGTGAGAGAGCGGGCGAAAATAATCGAAAAACCCCCCATTCGTCAGTCAATTACTCCAGCACCGACTACAGCCAAAAATCTTTACAGCGAAGCCCAAACCAGGTTTCAGCAGAAAGCATACACCAGCGCGATCGCCAAAGCCAAACAAGTGCTTCAGTTAGAACCTCGTAACTTTCGAGCTTACTTTCTCCTCGCTCAAATTTATGCTAATCTGGGCAAGTATGAGCAAGCAATCCACTATTGTCACCAAGCAATATCCATCGATTCATTTGCTATCGAAACTTACCAATTGCTAGCTAAAATTGCTGAAGAACAAGGAGATATTCAAACAGCCAAAAATTTGTTAAAAAAAATTATTTATCTCGACTATCGTTGTATCTCAGCTTATTTAGAACTTAGTCACTTATACGCCAGAGAAGGAGACAGCAAACGTGCCGAAAAAATGGAAGTAGCTGGGAAAGAACTTCTCAGAGAATTAACCAATGATTCTTCTTTCGCAGAACCCGGTTAAATGAAATTAAACTCCCTAAAAATTACCATTTTTAATCGCTGGAGAGCAAAAAAAACACAAAGATTGCCAAAATTAACTTTTTGTGACTAGAACTTAACTACTGTCAAGGCAGGATAAATAATAGAAAATGAGGGTGGGAAATTAGGCACCGAACGCCGAGTTAAGCAAATATATGAAAGAAAACCCCTATCTGATCTTTAGCTTGAATAATTCCTTGTATGGTGTAGAAGCACTCTCAGTTGAAGAAGTTTTTTTTCTACCTGAATTGACACCAGTCTTGGATGCCGATCGCTACCTAGTTGGTGTAGTTAATCTTCGAGGAAAAATTATTCCAGTAATCGATCTGCTTCTTCGCTTAGGCTATCGCACTCGAAACTACCAACTAACTGATAGCGTGGTGGTATTAAATTGGCAAAATCAACGTTTTGGGATCGTTGCTCATCAAGTTCGTGAAGTACAAAATATTGCCGAGGAAGAAATTAGCCGACGCCAAGAGTTTTCTGTTCGCTTAGCGTCTCCAACAAATTTAGAAGAAGAAGAAAATCGTCTTTCTTCTTCTTCTCTAGCTGAGGTAAATACTGATTCTTCCAGCAGTTTCTTATCTGGTATAGCTCGACTTGAAACGGAGATAGTTCTGTTATTAAATTTAGAAAATTTACTGCATTTAGAACCAATCCAGTCAAATTTGGTTTCCGAACTAGATTCCCAAACTTTAGCAGAAAAAGAGTTATTAGCAGAACGATTATTTGCTCCTCATGCTACTCCAG
Protein-coding sequences here:
- a CDS encoding inorganic diphosphatase, coding for MDLSRIPAQPKPGIVNVLIEIPAGSKNKYEFDKDLNAFALDRVLYSSVHYPYDYGFIPNTLADDGDPLDGMVLIDQPTFPGCTIAARPIGMLEMIDSGDRDEKIICVPDKDPRYTQVKSLENVASHRLDEIAEFFRTYKNLENKKTEILGWQNIDKVMPLIEKCIAAGSK
- a CDS encoding MBL fold metallo-hydrolase, with the protein product MADLEPAAPKLEKLISDSKETNPAACFLVKFWGVKNQIATPGKDNLRYGGNTSCVEMRVADKRLIFDGGTGIRKLGNSLLSQMPVEAHIFFTHCHWDRIQGFPFFVPAFIPGNCFHIYGADASNGSSFQERLAKQMTHPNFPVPIQVMQSELKFHCLTPGQKENLDNVEVETILLNNTHRSVAYRVSWQKHSVVYATDLEYSCESFPQKLLNLAQNANLLILDVPEVANSNLHNSASPELQEKVWLWSVETAKAARVKQVVLSSHSPDYNDDRLDQMEQKIKSVFGNACLAREGMLVSVN
- a CDS encoding response regulator, with the translated sequence MSSTLNKQPTILAVDDSTVMQGLIKRILGNDYEVLVADNAVDALSMIYHQQIAVLLLDVSMPGVDGLELCRTVRSLPQFQELPIVMLTARDGTFDKVQGRLAGATEYLTKPFDANTLRSIVSNYVKPSKSC
- a CDS encoding ATP-binding protein, with product MIHLENNSILDNFTDVFFVLDSRGRFTYLNIRAEQFFLCSRAELIGKCIWDKFPTLAKTNLEQQYSLVKSSQVSVKFEEFYEPLGIWFEASIFPYQENFVVSWRDLSECTQKSHLARLQAKLTEIIAAGESLTATLQKCTEIIVNQPDISRAEIWTYNLKEKQLQLTVFSEKVSARENQEDYNNRQNLNGDRKLSSSNNRCVDENLIEIIARTREAYYGIPQQSQERKKGSLSFDVSEEKSYFIGYPLLLEEKLVGAIAFWCDKPGNSQMEETWSSLLKLIAIGIERCWAKQAKASHREGLIFCLANQIRNSLDLDTILQTAVSEIRSLLQVNRCFYLWCWSKPNHPSLTISHEACDPESKLSTIGDCPPQKLGLLAKTVTSNTILCIDEISNYSAKKDEETIELLTELGISSILLLPLKTRAGHLGAIACSNSEGKRVWKNEEIDILQAVVDQLAIAIDQAELFAQARATALAAQTQAQQLQLTLQQLKQTQGQLIQNEKMSSLGQMIAGIAHEINNPVNFISGNLSCTSEYAENAIALLKLYQKHYPFPDPEIQQYVEDIDLEFLAEDLPKTIASMHVGANRIREIVLSLRNFSRLDRAEMKPVDIHEGIESTLLILHNRLKEKAHQREIQVIKEFGDLPKVECYAGQLNQVLMNILSNAIDALEMTSDKQESNLEILSDSRLIPMIRLRTQLVEDWVRISIADNGPGMSEKIRDRIFDPFFTTKPVGKGTGLGLSISYQIIVEKHGGSFECISAPGEGSEFIIQIPLTPLPEKMRGRSFEGALGEFSESEEG
- a CDS encoding CheR family methyltransferase encodes the protein MSLLRHLEKALLEKFIHLIAANTGLSVREQDRNGLARKILFRIKSLKLFSPESYYQLLASESNQSRQEWQELIVLLTTTESYFFRDRGQLNLLQKIILPELIQRQKATKTLKIWSAGCSTGEEPFSLAIILQEILPDLADWQISIWGTDINREALAKAEKGVYTSWSFRLVERKILQNYFHPISQGFQLKDEIRELVKFENLNLVTARFDSPNYNIYDLDLVLCRNVFIYFDKEAIATVLAKFHQTIKPGGYLLTGHAELYGQNLQNFQTKIYPESIVYQRSKQRSLLKSPSDRPVRERAKIIEKPPIRQSITPAPTTAKNLYSEAQTRFQQKAYTSAIAKAKQVLQLEPRNFRAYFLLAQIYANLGKYEQAIHYCHQAISIDSFAIETYQLLAKIAEEQGDIQTAKNLLKKIIYLDYRCISAYLELSHLYAREGDSKRAEKMEVAGKELLRELTNDSSFAEPG
- a CDS encoding chemotaxis protein CheW; the protein is MKENPYLIFSLNNSLYGVEALSVEEVFFLPELTPVLDADRYLVGVVNLRGKIIPVIDLLLRLGYRTRNYQLTDSVVVLNWQNQRFGIVAHQVREVQNIAEEEISRRQEFSVRLASPTNLEEEENRLSSSSLAEVNTDSSSSFLSGIARLETEIVLLLNLENLLHLEPIQSNLVSELDSQTLAEKELLAERLFAPHATPEEKAIFRQRANHLRQVSESENLTGALPLAVINLNGELLGINLHLIREFTEIERVTPIPCTPERIVGNMNLRGEIVTLIDLRSALNLSLSNARSYSKAMIVEVEDLVAGITIENVRDVTFISPEKVTAVPAALHSTNDEYFQGTAKYCEQIVTILNLPKIFQEGGLIVDEEV